A region from the Bdellovibrio bacteriovorus genome encodes:
- a CDS encoding sulfurtransferase, whose translation MRIFVLTLISLVLFLGCQQQPTKVVSEEPVMGESVTAEKLIKGNPVILDARPPFEFNLLHVPGAINVRWEDFSSQNPKSRGLLQGDLFALARRLSLIGVDPDTKVLVLGKGPQGAGEEGRIAWTLKVLGVKDVYTVIHNSYREMNTTREVPPVQNKPYWKPKVQEELAVDFKTFKIQALNGGNGLVILDVRSSQEFALRSLAQMSEVKAPVLNIDWTSFFGEKGLPDKKIERLLSEKNIGKDTRILVISNHGVRSGAATYALQYLGFKKATNFAGGYEQWK comes from the coding sequence ATGAGAATCTTTGTTTTAACATTGATCAGTTTGGTTCTTTTTTTAGGATGTCAGCAACAGCCTACGAAAGTTGTTTCTGAAGAGCCGGTGATGGGTGAAAGTGTCACGGCTGAAAAGCTTATCAAAGGCAATCCGGTGATCCTGGATGCGCGTCCTCCATTTGAGTTTAATCTTTTACATGTGCCCGGAGCGATCAATGTGCGCTGGGAAGACTTCTCTTCACAAAACCCTAAATCTCGAGGGCTTCTGCAAGGTGACCTCTTTGCATTGGCTCGTCGCTTGTCTTTAATTGGTGTTGATCCGGACACAAAAGTTTTAGTGCTCGGGAAAGGGCCTCAAGGCGCGGGCGAAGAAGGACGTATTGCTTGGACTTTAAAAGTTCTAGGCGTGAAAGACGTTTATACAGTCATTCATAATTCTTATCGTGAAATGAATACGACACGGGAAGTGCCTCCCGTTCAGAATAAACCTTACTGGAAACCTAAAGTTCAAGAGGAACTGGCCGTAGATTTTAAGACATTTAAAATTCAGGCTTTGAATGGTGGCAATGGCCTTGTGATTTTGGACGTACGCTCATCACAGGAATTTGCTTTGCGCAGTTTAGCTCAAATGAGCGAAGTCAAAGCGCCGGTCCTGAATATTGATTGGACGTCCTTCTTTGGTGAAAAAGGTCTTCCTGATAAAAAGATCGAAAGACTTCTTTCTGAAAAAAACATTGGCAAAGACACACGCATTCTGGTGATTAGCAATCACGGTGTCCGCTCCGGAGCCGCGACCTATGCTTTACAGTATCTGGGCTTTAAAAAAGCCACGAACTTTGCGGGAGGTTATGAGCAGTGGAAGTAA
- the lysS gene encoding lysine--tRNA ligase yields the protein MSIHENPLRAEKRKKLHALREKGINPYPYVFENKAKIAEVVAEHAATLQAGEKKPEFSYRIAGRLMTLRMMGKASFFNVQDQTGTVQVYVKTEELAEKDREAFNLVDLGDIVGIEGYVFKSQKGEFSIYVKSFQILTKTIEPLPEKFHGVQDIEIKYRHRHLDLISDAESRKVFETRSKIIKEIRRFLDDRGFMEVETPTLQPVYGGAAATPFTTHHKALDMKLYMRISPELYLKRLIVGGFEKVYEISKNFRNEGIDRTHNPEFALLEFYEAYTDYNYQMKQFEELISQLALKITGSMKVSYQGKEIDFTPPWRRLTVFDGVREYAGIDPDKATEEELFQAIRKNGGDIEKPGKKGEMIMELFELTAEQHLWQPTFVMDHPVEISPLTKIHRRDGRLVERFEPFAACMEIGNAYSELNDPEDQLARLKEQEANRANDEEAHPMDEDFLLAIDAGMPPTGGVGIGIERIVMIMTDRPSIRDIIFFPTMRITK from the coding sequence ATGTCCATTCATGAAAATCCACTCAGAGCGGAAAAACGTAAAAAACTTCATGCTCTTCGTGAAAAAGGTATCAATCCTTATCCGTACGTTTTTGAAAACAAAGCGAAGATCGCTGAAGTTGTTGCTGAGCACGCGGCCACTTTGCAAGCCGGTGAAAAGAAGCCTGAGTTCTCTTACCGTATCGCGGGTCGTTTGATGACTTTGCGTATGATGGGGAAGGCTTCTTTCTTCAACGTGCAAGACCAAACGGGCACAGTGCAAGTTTACGTTAAAACCGAAGAGCTTGCTGAAAAAGACCGTGAAGCTTTCAACCTTGTGGATTTGGGCGATATCGTGGGTATCGAAGGTTATGTCTTTAAATCTCAAAAAGGCGAGTTTTCAATTTACGTAAAAAGCTTCCAAATTTTGACAAAGACCATTGAGCCCTTGCCAGAAAAATTCCACGGTGTTCAAGATATCGAAATCAAATATCGCCACCGTCACTTGGATTTGATCTCGGATGCAGAGTCTCGCAAAGTTTTTGAAACTCGCTCTAAAATCATCAAAGAAATCCGTCGTTTCTTAGACGACCGTGGTTTCATGGAAGTGGAAACTCCGACCTTGCAGCCGGTGTATGGTGGTGCTGCGGCGACTCCATTTACAACTCATCACAAAGCTTTGGATATGAAGCTTTACATGAGAATTTCGCCAGAGCTTTATTTGAAACGCCTGATCGTGGGTGGCTTTGAAAAAGTTTACGAAATTTCTAAAAACTTCCGTAATGAAGGTATCGACCGCACTCACAATCCAGAGTTCGCGTTGCTAGAGTTCTACGAAGCTTACACTGACTACAACTATCAAATGAAACAATTTGAAGAGTTGATTTCGCAGCTGGCTTTGAAAATCACAGGCAGCATGAAGGTGTCTTATCAAGGGAAAGAAATTGATTTCACTCCTCCTTGGCGCCGTCTGACGGTCTTTGACGGTGTTCGCGAATACGCGGGCATTGATCCAGATAAAGCGACCGAAGAAGAATTGTTCCAAGCCATCCGTAAAAACGGTGGCGACATTGAAAAGCCTGGTAAAAAAGGCGAGATGATCATGGAGCTTTTCGAACTGACAGCAGAGCAACACTTGTGGCAACCGACATTCGTGATGGATCACCCGGTAGAGATTTCTCCACTGACCAAGATTCACCGTCGCGATGGTCGTTTGGTTGAGCGCTTTGAGCCGTTCGCCGCTTGCATGGAGATCGGTAATGCGTATTCTGAGCTGAATGATCCAGAAGATCAATTGGCACGTTTGAAAGAACAAGAAGCCAACCGCGCGAATGACGAAGAAGCGCATCCGATGGATGAAGACTTCTTGCTAGCCATCGACGCAGGTATGCCGCCGACAGGTGGCGTGGGAATTGGTATCGAACGTATTGTGATGATTATGACGGATCGTCCAAGTATCCGGGATATCATCTTCTTCCCTACAATGAGAATTACCAAGTAG
- a CDS encoding class I fructose-bisphosphate aldolase: protein MTPRVREILSWYGADNPGVLANMARIMNHGKLAGTGKMVILPVDQGFEHGPARSFAKNPDGYDPAYHIQLAIESGCNAYAAPLGAIEAVARDFAGEIPLILKINNSDTLYTDKRPHSALTSYIDDALRLGCVGIGFTIYPGSAERKGQYEEIAQAAREAKAAGLVVVIWSYARGEQISKEGETAIDVIAYSAHIAAQLGAHIIKVKPPTAHIEQAAAAKVYQEQGIKVSSLADRARHVVQSCFAGKRIVIFSGGEAKGTEEILKEVSDLAQGGGFGSIMGRNAFQRPKKEALELLHNVMEAFAGKKL, encoded by the coding sequence ATGACACCTAGAGTTAGAGAGATTTTAAGTTGGTACGGAGCTGATAATCCTGGAGTGCTAGCTAATATGGCTCGCATCATGAATCACGGTAAACTTGCAGGCACAGGTAAAATGGTGATCTTGCCGGTGGACCAAGGTTTCGAACACGGTCCGGCTCGCTCTTTCGCAAAAAATCCAGATGGTTATGATCCTGCTTACCACATTCAATTGGCGATCGAGTCTGGTTGTAATGCTTATGCGGCTCCACTGGGCGCTATCGAAGCTGTGGCTCGTGACTTCGCGGGCGAAATCCCATTGATTCTTAAAATCAATAACTCTGACACTCTTTACACAGACAAGCGCCCGCACTCTGCATTGACGTCTTACATCGACGATGCTTTGAGATTGGGTTGCGTGGGTATCGGTTTCACAATCTACCCAGGATCTGCAGAACGCAAAGGTCAATACGAAGAAATCGCGCAAGCGGCTCGTGAAGCGAAAGCAGCGGGTCTTGTTGTTGTGATCTGGTCTTACGCTCGTGGTGAACAAATCTCTAAAGAGGGTGAAACTGCTATCGACGTGATCGCGTACTCTGCACACATCGCCGCTCAGTTGGGCGCCCACATCATCAAGGTAAAACCGCCAACAGCTCACATCGAACAAGCCGCAGCGGCAAAAGTTTACCAAGAACAAGGTATCAAAGTCTCTTCATTGGCAGACCGCGCTCGTCACGTTGTTCAATCTTGCTTTGCTGGTAAACGCATCGTGATCTTCTCTGGTGGAGAAGCCAAGGGCACTGAAGAAATCTTGAAAGAGGTTTCGGATCTAGCTCAAGGTGGCGGTTTCGGTTCGATCATGGGCCGCAACGCCTTCCAACGTCCAAAGAAAGAAGCTCTTGAACTTCTTCACAACGTCATGGAAGCCTTCGCCGGCAAAAAACTATAA
- a CDS encoding NifU family protein, whose product MNKVTFENTPNPSTMKFLLGKQVTSEGFDCPTAEEAERSPLASKIFGFPWTSSVYVGPDFITVTKQDWVDWDLLAQPLSGLIQEHMDRDEPVVVEFVAMPEDDENDLPIVRNIKSVLNREIRPVVALDGGDIAFYKYENNILYIHMKGACSGCPSSQITLKDGIETRMKELFPEIQEVVSV is encoded by the coding sequence ATGAATAAAGTGACGTTCGAAAACACACCCAATCCCTCAACCATGAAGTTTCTTTTAGGAAAACAAGTGACTTCAGAAGGATTTGACTGCCCGACAGCCGAAGAAGCTGAACGTTCGCCTTTGGCCTCGAAAATCTTTGGCTTCCCTTGGACAAGCTCCGTTTACGTCGGTCCTGATTTTATCACTGTGACTAAGCAAGACTGGGTCGACTGGGATCTTCTTGCTCAACCTTTAAGCGGATTGATTCAAGAGCACATGGATCGCGATGAACCGGTCGTGGTTGAGTTTGTCGCCATGCCTGAAGACGATGAAAACGACTTGCCGATTGTTCGTAACATCAAGTCGGTTCTAAACCGTGAAATCCGCCCTGTGGTGGCTTTGGATGGTGGCGACATCGCTTTCTATAAATACGAAAACAATATTCTTTACATCCACATGAAGGGTGCATGCTCCGGATGTCCAAGTTCGCAAATCACGTTGAAAGACGGCATCGAAACGCGAATGAAGGAACTTTTCCCGGAGATTCAAGAAGTTGTCTCAGTCTAA
- a CDS encoding MATE family efflux transporter, with product MSQSKFFHESKLLAKLSGPIVVGQVGQNLITLADTIMVGALGPLALSASAFAGSVFIVFLIFGIGMLSPITALFARMQGQENYPYGGVLLRHSVFVALGVSAFTIGLLYLLAPNLHWFGQTPDVLELGSSFFKIITWSILPSLIYQTYKQFTDGIGKTKVAMYVMMLGVVLNIAGNYVLIHGHYGFPKMGLDGAAWATLIARIVMAVIMMLYVHVHPHFKHYMQERWTHRFDHHLLKNLIRLGIPNGLTYIFEVGAFSTAAVMMGWFGAGPLAAHQITISLASTSFLITLGIGIAASIRVGYELGRGDYSLARFAGFTAIKLGGAYMSLCALGFFFLREWFPTFYVKDADVIAWAAQFFIVVAIFEVFDGVQAVAIGALRGMSDTQWPSIIAFFAYWIMGLPLGYLLAFHLGVGPVGIWIGLLIGLIFAAILLTWRFHVLSKRFLKN from the coding sequence TTGTCTCAGTCTAAATTTTTTCATGAAAGTAAACTCTTAGCCAAACTTTCAGGTCCCATCGTTGTCGGCCAAGTAGGTCAGAATCTGATCACACTCGCCGACACGATCATGGTGGGAGCTTTAGGTCCGTTGGCTTTAAGCGCTTCGGCTTTTGCCGGAAGTGTTTTTATTGTCTTTTTGATTTTTGGTATCGGCATGCTTTCGCCGATCACCGCCTTGTTTGCCCGCATGCAGGGACAAGAAAACTACCCTTACGGAGGAGTGCTTCTTCGTCACAGTGTTTTTGTGGCCTTGGGAGTGAGTGCTTTCACCATTGGATTGCTTTATCTGCTTGCGCCGAATCTGCATTGGTTTGGACAAACGCCCGACGTTTTGGAATTAGGAAGCAGTTTCTTTAAGATCATTACGTGGTCGATTCTTCCCAGCTTGATTTATCAGACTTACAAACAATTCACCGATGGCATCGGTAAAACTAAAGTTGCCATGTATGTGATGATGTTGGGCGTAGTCCTGAATATCGCCGGCAACTATGTTTTGATTCATGGGCATTATGGATTTCCTAAAATGGGACTTGATGGGGCCGCCTGGGCGACGCTGATAGCGCGTATCGTGATGGCGGTGATCATGATGCTTTATGTTCATGTGCATCCTCACTTTAAGCATTACATGCAAGAGCGTTGGACTCACCGCTTCGATCACCATCTTTTAAAAAATCTGATTCGCTTAGGTATTCCGAATGGACTGACTTATATCTTTGAAGTCGGTGCCTTTTCAACGGCCGCCGTGATGATGGGATGGTTTGGTGCGGGACCACTCGCCGCTCACCAAATCACGATCAGTCTGGCGAGTACGAGCTTTCTTATCACTTTAGGAATTGGTATCGCGGCTTCCATTCGCGTGGGTTACGAACTAGGTCGCGGGGATTATTCTTTAGCGCGTTTTGCTGGATTCACAGCGATAAAACTGGGCGGCGCTTACATGAGCTTGTGTGCTCTTGGATTTTTCTTTTTACGCGAGTGGTTTCCAACCTTCTATGTGAAAGATGCTGATGTTATTGCCTGGGCTGCACAGTTTTTCATTGTCGTTGCCATCTTTGAAGTCTTTGACGGTGTTCAAGCCGTGGCGATCGGGGCTTTGCGTGGAATGAGCGATACGCAATGGCCAAGTATCATCGCATTTTTCGCATACTGGATTATGGGTTTGCCGTTGGGATACTTATTGGCATTTCACCTTGGCGTGGGACCCGTCGGAATTTGGATTGGTCTTTTGATCGGCCTGATTTTCGCGGCCATTCTTCTGACATGGAGATTCCATGTTCTTAGTAAAAGATTTTTGAAGAACTAA
- a CDS encoding MFS transporter has product MASSADATISTTEKRNVWKVIAASSAGTLIEWYDFYIFGSLATIISAQFFPKGNETVALLGTLATFATGFIVRPFGALVFGRVGDVVGRKYAFMITLLIMGLATTVIGLLPSYESIGILAPILLLLLRLLQGLALGGEYGGAATYVAEHSPDGKRGFYTSFIQTTATLGLFVSLGVILVTRLTMGEAEFADWGWRIPFLLSVVLVIVSYLIRRRMEESPVFMQMKSQGKTSKSPLRESFMQPENRRMVILALLGATAGQGVVWYTGQFYALYYLQTVLKVEFVLANQIIATALLFATPFFIVFGAMSDKIGRKKIMMAGCLIAALTYYPIYRAMETYSGWDPANPTATAVNPNVVMLTILVFIQVVYVTMVYGPIAAFLVELFPVQIRYTSMSLPYHIGNGVFGGLVPFIGTALVASTGNHFAGLMYPIGVALMTFVIGSIYIKEDRSVRWHSIAPSQSGKTRV; this is encoded by the coding sequence ATGGCTTCATCTGCGGACGCGACTATCAGCACGACAGAAAAACGAAATGTCTGGAAGGTTATTGCGGCCTCCAGTGCGGGCACTTTGATCGAGTGGTATGACTTCTATATCTTTGGAAGTTTAGCAACCATCATCTCGGCGCAGTTTTTTCCAAAAGGAAACGAAACTGTCGCTTTATTAGGAACTCTAGCTACATTTGCGACGGGATTTATCGTGAGACCTTTCGGGGCCTTGGTCTTCGGAAGAGTCGGGGACGTCGTCGGTCGTAAATACGCTTTCATGATCACCCTTCTTATCATGGGTCTTGCGACCACAGTCATTGGTTTACTTCCTAGTTACGAAAGCATAGGAATTTTAGCGCCGATTCTTTTGTTATTGCTGCGTTTGCTGCAAGGACTGGCGCTGGGCGGGGAGTACGGCGGAGCCGCCACCTATGTTGCCGAACACAGTCCTGACGGAAAGCGGGGCTTTTACACCAGTTTTATTCAAACCACAGCCACATTGGGTCTTTTCGTTTCATTGGGCGTCATCTTAGTAACACGTTTAACAATGGGTGAAGCCGAGTTCGCCGATTGGGGATGGCGCATTCCTTTCTTATTGTCGGTGGTGCTTGTTATCGTGTCCTATCTTATTCGTCGCCGCATGGAGGAGTCTCCAGTCTTTATGCAAATGAAGTCGCAAGGAAAAACCTCGAAAAGTCCTTTGCGCGAAAGCTTCATGCAGCCAGAAAATCGCCGCATGGTCATCTTAGCGCTTTTAGGAGCCACTGCGGGCCAAGGGGTTGTGTGGTATACAGGACAGTTCTATGCCCTTTATTATTTGCAGACAGTCTTAAAAGTCGAATTCGTTTTGGCGAATCAGATCATTGCCACAGCTCTTTTGTTTGCGACGCCTTTTTTCATCGTCTTTGGAGCGATGTCAGATAAAATCGGCCGTAAGAAAATCATGATGGCAGGATGTCTGATTGCCGCTTTAACTTACTATCCAATTTATCGGGCGATGGAAACCTATTCGGGTTGGGATCCCGCCAATCCGACGGCCACAGCCGTGAATCCTAACGTCGTCATGCTGACGATCTTAGTTTTTATCCAGGTGGTTTACGTGACGATGGTTTATGGCCCGATAGCGGCGTTCTTAGTTGAGCTTTTCCCTGTGCAGATCAGATACACGTCGATGTCTTTGCCTTATCACATTGGCAATGGCGTCTTCGGTGGGCTTGTGCCTTTTATTGGGACGGCACTCGTGGCTTCAACGGGTAATCATTTTGCGGGTTTGATGTATCCGATCGGAGTTGCTTTAATGACTTTTGTGATCGGAAGCATTTATATCAAAGAAGACCGCAGCGTTCGCTGGCACTCGATTGCACCGTCTCAAAGTGGGAAGACGCGGGTCTAA
- a CDS encoding AarF/UbiB family protein produces MYKAKFIFVLFVFVVKFAVAATPASTGLHLSFEQRLALTYALLAQGESQENKQEILERAKAYFQGVYNKEVEHVKVKNFEEFLRLHKGAWPNTHSVKLDLEILEKQGPRAMKIFEAESPRIQKQIDTYLEWQQEQLKSMAQKQNSGESLDMEKLAGQAMALLQNPEAQKIAENWALQESEALLADRMKELDRVGEKIAQNGFAQQQDKTMRIFMETMFSEYFSRLSPESKKLIVSSYLGGDLLISDMKKFEIMVQNSGPQLQKLLQVVARQADLGPEMLEVFRTLENSVRPVPWVQVEQIVSKEHGNYKFTYFERKALGVGTMAQVHRAKITVDGKRHDVVVRFIKPGIAERVQEDKVILTEVAKILDNNPEFRKTGAPKLTPIIEDITATVTAELSQEDTIRRQQLAKTRYDRTVLMKTPEYKNYIEFNVPRIYESTGESNLMVQEMVIGKKLDKEVALYKEVAPEMKKAVIENMAKLWANEVMFGGGFYHSDLHQGNFMMHVTDPKIRLHILDFGMGGVISESMQRQVMVLGAGTELLNAELIARAFWNLSDKNRNTVNQTQLQSLVAERIRRIHSGAEVNTSLEHWTAFAMDNGIKLPYEFVSLNRGIVIVNKLLADAGSKLTVTSMMKSYAVAHPAMVYQKLVVEEKISRADLIKLGWSEMKSVIFGAKEKVVAPAAGALRCEAIFL; encoded by the coding sequence ATGTATAAGGCAAAATTCATATTTGTTTTGTTCGTTTTTGTCGTGAAGTTTGCGGTGGCGGCGACGCCAGCCTCTACGGGGTTGCACCTGTCTTTTGAACAAAGACTGGCGTTGACCTATGCGCTTTTAGCTCAAGGGGAGTCTCAGGAAAACAAGCAAGAGATTCTAGAAAGAGCCAAAGCTTACTTCCAAGGCGTCTATAATAAAGAAGTGGAACACGTCAAAGTGAAGAACTTTGAAGAGTTCTTGCGTCTGCATAAAGGGGCTTGGCCAAATACTCACAGCGTGAAGCTGGATCTTGAAATTCTGGAAAAACAAGGTCCTCGCGCCATGAAAATCTTTGAGGCCGAAAGTCCTCGCATCCAAAAACAGATTGATACTTATTTAGAGTGGCAACAAGAGCAGTTAAAATCCATGGCGCAAAAGCAAAATAGCGGCGAATCTTTGGATATGGAAAAGCTTGCGGGTCAGGCGATGGCTCTTTTGCAAAATCCCGAAGCGCAAAAAATTGCGGAAAATTGGGCCCTGCAAGAAAGTGAAGCCTTGTTGGCAGACCGTATGAAAGAGTTAGACCGCGTGGGCGAAAAAATCGCGCAAAATGGTTTTGCTCAACAGCAAGATAAGACCATGAGAATCTTCATGGAGACCATGTTCAGTGAATACTTCTCGCGCTTGTCGCCAGAATCAAAAAAGCTCATCGTGTCTTCTTACTTGGGCGGAGATCTTTTAATCTCGGACATGAAAAAGTTCGAAATCATGGTGCAAAATAGCGGTCCCCAATTGCAAAAGCTTTTGCAAGTCGTCGCACGCCAAGCAGATTTAGGCCCTGAAATGCTCGAGGTCTTCCGCACTTTAGAAAACTCGGTGCGTCCCGTGCCATGGGTGCAAGTCGAGCAAATCGTCAGTAAAGAACATGGAAACTACAAGTTTACTTATTTTGAAAGAAAAGCTTTGGGTGTAGGAACAATGGCGCAAGTTCATCGCGCTAAAATCACCGTGGATGGAAAGCGCCATGACGTGGTCGTGCGTTTCATCAAGCCGGGTATTGCTGAAAGAGTGCAAGAGGATAAAGTTATTCTGACGGAAGTCGCAAAAATTCTGGATAACAATCCAGAGTTCCGTAAAACAGGAGCACCGAAGCTTACGCCCATTATTGAGGATATCACAGCGACCGTAACGGCAGAACTCAGCCAAGAAGACACGATTCGTCGTCAGCAGTTGGCAAAGACTCGTTACGACAGAACAGTTTTGATGAAGACTCCGGAATACAAGAACTACATCGAGTTCAACGTGCCTCGTATCTATGAATCGACGGGTGAATCCAATCTGATGGTTCAAGAAATGGTGATCGGAAAAAAACTCGATAAAGAGGTGGCGCTTTATAAAGAAGTCGCTCCCGAAATGAAGAAGGCGGTTATCGAAAACATGGCCAAACTGTGGGCCAATGAAGTGATGTTCGGTGGCGGCTTTTATCACTCGGATCTGCATCAAGGTAACTTCATGATGCATGTCACAGATCCTAAGATTCGTCTGCACATTCTGGATTTCGGTATGGGTGGAGTGATTTCCGAGTCGATGCAACGTCAGGTGATGGTCTTGGGCGCTGGAACTGAACTTTTAAATGCGGAACTGATTGCGCGTGCCTTCTGGAATTTGAGCGATAAAAATAGAAATACGGTCAATCAAACTCAGCTGCAAAGCTTGGTGGCTGAGCGCATTCGCCGAATCCACTCCGGTGCCGAAGTAAATACGTCCTTAGAGCACTGGACAGCTTTTGCAATGGATAACGGAATCAAACTTCCTTACGAATTTGTCAGCTTGAACCGCGGTATTGTTATTGTGAATAAGCTTTTGGCCGATGCTGGAAGTAAGCTCACTGTGACGAGCATGATGAAAAGTTATGCGGTTGCACATCCGGCGATGGTTTATCAAAAGCTTGTGGTGGAAGAAAAGATTTCTCGCGCGGACCTGATCAAATTAGGTTGGAGCGAAATGAAAAGTGTGATCTTCGGTGCGAAGGAAAAGGTTGTGGCTCCTGCGGCGGGGGCGTTACGCTGCGAAGCTATTTTTCTTTAA
- a CDS encoding MOSC domain-containing protein — MKIEDLFIYPIKSARAQNVKDMKITTEGPEGDRQWMLVDENGRFLSQRSLPKIATIEVFQDEASLTIGFQKMFFKISKNNSFKRKITVQVWNDSFEAALEPDLYSQGISQYLGVNCKLVRYAPFSHRRVRSLQEETWKPEVRFADARPLLLVNTKSLEDLNSRLAEPVGMDRFRPNIIFQGQTAFEEDGWNRIRIGEVTFSQPKRSARCVMITIDQVTGEKKGPEPLKTLSTYRKEGAGVFFGTLWIPENEGLIQKTDSLEVLG, encoded by the coding sequence ATGAAAATCGAAGATCTTTTTATCTATCCCATTAAATCTGCGCGAGCGCAAAACGTGAAAGATATGAAAATCACCACGGAAGGACCCGAAGGGGATCGCCAGTGGATGCTGGTGGATGAAAACGGCCGATTTCTTTCGCAAAGATCTTTGCCGAAGATTGCAACGATTGAAGTTTTTCAAGATGAAGCCTCTTTGACTATCGGCTTTCAGAAGATGTTCTTTAAGATCTCGAAGAACAATTCCTTTAAAAGAAAAATCACCGTTCAAGTTTGGAATGACAGTTTTGAAGCCGCCCTTGAGCCTGATTTATATTCCCAGGGTATTTCGCAATATTTAGGGGTGAACTGCAAACTCGTTCGCTATGCTCCCTTTTCGCACCGACGTGTTCGTTCGTTACAAGAAGAAACCTGGAAGCCCGAAGTGCGCTTTGCCGATGCGCGACCCTTGCTCTTGGTAAATACGAAAAGCCTTGAAGATTTGAACTCCCGATTGGCCGAACCTGTGGGAATGGATCGCTTTCGTCCCAATATCATTTTTCAGGGGCAAACGGCCTTTGAAGAGGATGGGTGGAATCGCATCCGCATTGGGGAAGTGACCTTTTCTCAACCGAAAAGAAGTGCTCGTTGTGTGATGATCACGATCGATCAAGTGACCGGCGAAAAGAAAGGCCCTGAGCCTTTAAAGACCCTATCCACTTATCGTAAGGAAGGCGCAGGCGTCTTTTTTGGCACCTTGTGGATTCCTGAAAACGAAGGTCTTATTCAAAAAACCGACAGTCTTGAGGTTCTAGGTTAA
- a CDS encoding helix-turn-helix domain-containing protein, giving the protein MSLTQSLRRILDDRKLTVAQLSRLSGVPAKTIYHWLAGQQPRKIEHLFRISDILNLSIEELYGRGKKESSADLAPTRLTEQINAGIFEVILRPYGKRQGEP; this is encoded by the coding sequence ATGAGCCTGACTCAAAGTTTACGCCGCATCTTAGATGATCGAAAGCTCACGGTGGCCCAGCTATCCCGGCTCTCTGGGGTTCCTGCTAAAACTATTTATCACTGGTTGGCCGGACAGCAGCCCCGTAAGATTGAACATTTGTTTCGCATCAGTGATATTTTGAACCTCTCTATCGAGGAGCTTTATGGCCGCGGAAAGAAAGAATCCAGTGCGGACTTAGCTCCTACGCGTCTGACCGAGCAGATCAATGCCGGTATTTTCGAGGTTATACTTCGTCCCTATGGAAAACGTCAGGGCGAACCGTGA
- a CDS encoding deoxyhypusine synthase family protein produces the protein MGPITQFIDHHYRHFNAAALKDAAKGYKKHIDNKGQMLVTLAGAMSTAELGLSLAEMIRQGKVHAISCTGANLEEDVFNLVAHDHYERIPNYRDLTPQDEQKLLEKHLNRVTDTCIPEEEAIRRIENVVLEYWQDADKKGESYFPHEFMYKILLSGKLEQYYQIDPKNSWLLAAAEKNLPMVVPGWEDSTLGNIFAGHCIKGDIKKSTTVKGGIEYMKTWAEWYMGASKAAPVGFFQIGGGIAGDFPICVVPMLEQDLGHEDVPLWSYFCQISDSTTSYGSYSGAIPNEKITWGKLAPTTPSYIVESDATICAPLIFGYVLGW, from the coding sequence ATGGGACCTATTACACAGTTTATCGATCATCACTACCGCCACTTTAATGCCGCTGCATTGAAAGACGCAGCTAAAGGCTACAAAAAACACATCGATAACAAAGGCCAAATGCTTGTGACACTAGCCGGTGCTATGTCGACAGCGGAATTAGGTCTTTCATTGGCTGAAATGATCCGCCAAGGAAAAGTTCACGCTATTTCTTGTACAGGTGCAAATCTTGAAGAAGACGTTTTCAACTTGGTTGCGCATGATCACTACGAGCGCATTCCGAACTACCGTGATTTGACTCCGCAAGATGAGCAAAAACTTTTGGAAAAGCACTTAAACCGTGTGACTGACACGTGCATCCCTGAAGAAGAAGCCATCCGTCGTATTGAAAACGTGGTTTTGGAATACTGGCAAGACGCTGATAAAAAAGGCGAGTCTTACTTCCCACATGAATTCATGTACAAAATTCTTCTTTCTGGAAAACTAGAGCAGTACTACCAAATCGATCCAAAAAATTCTTGGTTGTTGGCTGCGGCTGAAAAAAATCTTCCAATGGTTGTTCCAGGTTGGGAAGACTCTACATTGGGTAACATCTTTGCTGGTCACTGCATTAAAGGCGACATCAAGAAATCCACAACTGTTAAAGGTGGTATCGAGTACATGAAGACTTGGGCTGAGTGGTACATGGGTGCTTCTAAAGCGGCTCCTGTCGGCTTCTTCCAAATCGGCGGTGGTATCGCGGGAGACTTCCCAATTTGCGTAGTGCCAATGCTTGAGCAAGACTTGGGTCACGAAGACGTTCCTTTGTGGAGCTACTTCTGCCAAATCTCTGATTCTACAACATCCTATGGCTCTTACTCTGGTGCTATTCCAAATGAGAAAATCACTTGGGGTAAATTGGCTCCAACAACTCCAAGCTACATCGTTGAATCGGATGCGACTATCTGTGCGCCTTTGATCTTCGGTTATGTTTTGGGTTGGTAA